In the Telopea speciosissima isolate NSW1024214 ecotype Mountain lineage chromosome 6, Tspe_v1, whole genome shotgun sequence genome, AACATGGCTCCaggaaggagggagagagagagagagagagagactaaactaaaaataataacCCACTGATTTCTATTTAGTTAAAAATAGCTAAAAATAACCCATTGATTTCTCTTTGTACagttaaaaacaaagaaaaaaaataacaatggaaaggaaaaaaaatttagattccCACTTGGGATGTCCATCTGTGTGCCACTTTTGAGAGTGATCTTCTAGAGGACCCCTCTTCACTTAACACCTTAGTAGCTGCGTCCTTGAGCATTCTCATCTGCTTCTGTATGCTCTTTCCTTCGGCCCCTTCCAGTAAGCACTTGACCACTCTAGCAATCTCTACTCTCCCTACTATCCCATTCTTCTCCACTTTGGGTCTCAAAGCTACTTTCAAATCTTCAACTAGTGATACTGCATTCATCTTTTGTTCTGCATGGAGTGGCCACGCAATCAATGGTACTCCATGAACTATGCTCTCTAAGGTTGAGTTCCAACCACAATGGGTGACGAACCCTCCAGTCGAGACATGGCTAAGCACTTGTATTTGAGGAGCCCATGAAGGAACCACCAAACCCCTTCCTTTGGTCCTCTCTAAGAAACCTTTGGGCAAGAATGTCAAAGGGTCTTCTCTAGCGCTTTGGGCATCTAAATAGGAAGTATTTGGGCTCTTGACAACCCATAAGAATCTTTGCCCACTTAGTTCCAATCCCAACGCCAATTCATTTAGCTGCTCCCGTGAGAGAGCACCACCACTCCCAAATGAAAcaaacaaaactgaaccaataGGTTGATTATTCAACCACCTAAGGCACCCTGAAATATCAGCTCCATTATCCCTCGAACCATCTTGTGTGAGTGGTCCTATTGGGAATATAGGTGGCACACTTGGGTCTCCACTCTCCTTCAAAGCCTTGATAGCGCCAGCCTCCAT is a window encoding:
- the LOC122664270 gene encoding hydroquinone glucosyltransferase-like produces the protein MKGAKQTPQIVILPAPGMGHLIPLVEFAKRFVLHHDFNITFTIPTIEGSPTNAQKEILDSLPKCINTIFLSPVNLDDLSKDTKVETRIYLTILRSLPSLHEAIKVLTSTTPIAALVVDLFGTDAFDVARQFNLPSYIFFPSTAMVLSLFLHLPKLDESHSCEYRELLEPVKLPGCVPIHGKELIDSLQGRESKVYTWTLYHSKRFKLADGILLNSFTEMEAGAIKALKESGDPSVPPIFPIGPLTQDGSRDNGADISGCLRWLNNQPIGSVLFVSFGSGGALSREQLNELALGLELSGQRFLWVVKSPNTSYLDAQSAREDPLTFLPKGFLERTKGRGLVVPSWAPQIQVLSHVSTGGFVTHCGWNSTLESIVHGVPLIAWPLHAEQKMNAVSLVEDLKVALRPKVEKNGIVGRVEIARVVKCLLEGAEGKSIQKQMRMLKDAATKVLSEEGSSRRSLSKVAHRWTSQVGI